A stretch of the Lactuca sativa cultivar Salinas chromosome 9, Lsat_Salinas_v11, whole genome shotgun sequence genome encodes the following:
- the LOC111895483 gene encoding uncharacterized protein LOC111895483 — protein MFDRRRRPSYLTPATATTYRLSTDFHLIYMAFSSCNHRRQTIRNFRKRSVPPCNTLIFQCLNRTDGSGHHPRFPYCITNHPPSCVIPSIESDRVSVTVLVWELSEWGINGGRGRCASCVRRNDKMKNAAFMSCGLLPLSLGIKVD, from the exons ATGTTTGACCGCCGGCGACGACCGTCATATTTGACCCCGGCGACGGCCACGACCTACAGATTATCCACCGATTTTCATTTGATTTACATGGCTTTCTCAAG TTGTAATCACCGCCGACAAACAATAAGAAATTTTCGTAAGAGGTCTGTTCCACCGTGCAACACCTTGATCTTTCAATGCCTCAACCGAACCGATGGTAGCGGCCACCACCCAAGATTTCCTTACTGCATCACTAATCATCCTCCCTCGTGTGTGATTCCGTCGATAGAATCCGATCGTGTTAGTGTGACTGTTTTGGTTTGGGAATTGAGTGAATGGGGTATAAATGGAGGGAGAGGGAGATGCGCATCATGTGTTCGACGAAATGACAAAATGAAAAATGCAGCTTTCATGTCTTGTGGGTTGCTCCCACTTAGCCTTGGAATTAAAGTTGATTAA